In the Castor canadensis chromosome 1, mCasCan1.hap1v2, whole genome shotgun sequence genome, AAGAAATAATTCCACCCATTCCTGTCCTATGTCAGATGTGATTTTTGAAGGCTATTAGTAGAGGCATGAGTTGGATAGCcctccttttttttaaagagattgtGGGTGTTCATACATAGGGAAGAACATCTGAAGTTATAGGAACAGCAGGTAATAGAAAGACTAATTTTTGTTCAGTTAGAAGGTAGAGAGGCATGGGCATTAGAGTTAGCAACCATGCTTTAAAATTCCTTTCTAAAAACATCACCACTCTTCTATGGGAAatactttattcatttaaaacttGCTCTCGAGCCATTTTCTGTCCAACCAAACAGCCGATTGGAGACGGGAGCCAACCAGGGCTGCATTGGAGGTTGAAATTGGGCAAAAATTGGACACCTTTTTAGACAGCTGTTCTTGAACACCACTGACAACACAATTCTGACAGTATTTCATGACAATGGATGGTGACAGTTCCACAACAGATGCTTCTCAATTAGGGATTTCTGCAGACTACATTGGAGGGAGCCACTATGTCATACAGCCTCACGACGATACTGAGGACAGCATGAATGATCATGAAGATACAAATGGTTCAAAAGAAAGCTTCAGAGAACAAGATATATACCTTCCAATTGCAAATGTGGCTAGGATAATGAAAAATGCCATCCCTCAAACAGGAAAGATTGCAAAAGATGCCAAAGAGTGTGTTCAAGAATGTGTAAGTGAGTTCATAAGCTTTATAACATCTGAAGCAAGTGAGAGATGCCATCAAGAGAAGCGGAAGACAATCAATGGGGAGGACATTCTCTTTGCCATGTCCACTTTAGGCTTCGACAGTTATgtggaacctctgaaactgtaccTTCAGAAATTTAGAGAAGctatgaaaggagagaagggGATTGGCGGAGCAGTCACAGCTACGGACGGACTAAGTGAAGAGCTCACGGAGGAGGCATTCACTAACCAATTACCAGCTGGCTTAATAACTGCAGATGGTCAACAACAGAATGTTATGGTTTACACAACTTCCTACCAACAGATTTCTGGTGTTCAACAAATTCAGTTTTCATGATCTGAAGAAATGATGGAACAGGAGTATAGAGAAGCAAGAGCCTGTACAATTTTGGAACAGAGACATTAGAAGGAAATGACTGGTGAAGATGTCTCTTTGTACACTAAGTAGCTGTAATGTAGCTTCCTGATGCTTGACTAATTGAGGTGTTAATTTTGACTTGAGAATCTTTTTCAtgaatgattttaaagaaaattttggattttaaaggtattaaaatatttttgttttgtacgAGAGTTTGTTGCTCTGTATGATGCCTGTATGCATTGTATATTGCAATTTATTACTGTCAGAGATTTGTAGACAGTTTCTTATTTTCATATTGAATCATGTTACTTTTGTAATTCAAGTAAGCAGCTTGATTAATTCATGATGTTTGCCCTTTTAATAAAGTATAAGGGTAGAGTTCATTTTGAATGCAAGTTGCCTTTATTATAAATTTGAGTTTGTCTTGGCTCTATAATTTCTTGCATGATAACCTAGCTGGATCTTTAGCATTTGCCATATTTATTGAAATTACTTTTTTTGGCAAAACATTCATAGCTTAAGCAGCaccattttttaagaaaatgtaattgaATAATGAAGTGTGAATGCGGAAGCAAATATTGTTGCCCTATAAAACTCGGTGCCCATTAACAGTGTTTACACTGTTCATTGTGCCTGTTAACGTAGTTTTAGTTACTGATACTTTTGTTAACActagattttctttttagtttgttacTATGATTGTTGGAATTCATTTTGGTTTAATGTAGTCCTAGCTCTCCTGAAGTGTTCCTGTagcttggtatttgatttttttcaaaacacatcTTAAAGTACTGCAGCACCCTCTTCCAGAAGAGGTATTCTATAGCCTGACGGTAAATGtcctcattttgcttttttaactGAAATGTCTGGTTTCCTGTTATACTGTGGGAACCAAGAAACGTTGGAATCATTGTGTGTACAGACTTGCATGAGTGAGTGAACAGACTGGAGAAGAGAGTGAGTGCTGTGAGCTTGGGAAACAAGCCCCCTTCTAGTATGCTGTTTTGATCTTTGCAATAAACAAACCCTAGATAATGTAACTTTGTATAATTTTAGTAGTATGTACTTGGATTGTTCCTTTTTTAAAGTgagaatttgtattttctcatctattctttttggtgataattaacctgaagtttttttttttctttcctttttttaatctaCTACCAGAAATGGCTATTGTGTAGTTTGCCTAGAAGGAAGTTTGAGTGAATGTCATATTTGAAGGACACTCAACTGTGTAAGGTAGAAGCGATCTTCCAGAGACAGGCTGAGCAGAAACATTTACTTTACCAGAAGGAGTTTTGGGAGTGGACGTGGGCTCTTCTGAGGTTACTCCCCTTTCCTCCTACCCCCATTTTCAAAAATCTTTATTACAGAAAAtgcacatagaaaaaaaaaagggacagggTGGTTAAGCAGAATCAATAATCACCCTACTGTGTTGAAATAACCAATGTTAGTATTTTGATAAATATCATTTGTCCTTTTACTTTgctaaatatgtatatttttataaaaatgggcTCATATTGTGCATACTGTTCATAACCTGCGTTTTTCACTTAACAATATATTGTGAATATCGTTCCCAGGTCATGCACAATCTTCTCCatcatttttattggtttttttattctgttatatgactgaatcataatttatttaatcatctACTGGACATTTTGACTATTTACATCTTTCACAATTATAAACAGCAATTCACTGAATCTTGTGTACATCCATGACTTGTCTTAAAATAAAGtcttagaaatagaaaaaaaataaaataaaacttgctCTCtacaatgtataaataaaaatatttcccctTTCAAAACTGCCAGGGaagtactttatttttccttggaAAGTATTAAGAAATATTTCCTCAGGTTACCTCTATGCTCCTTGAATGCAGAAGGCACGTTTATATACCTTGCATACTCGCATAGCAACCAGGACAGGGCCTGACACATAATATAGGGCTTCAATCCTCTTACCTGGCTTACTGAATCATTGCTTGCAACCTTCCCGGATGGCAGCTACCACATCTTACCTTTTCCATCTATCTCCACAGAGATGGCCTTTCTTGCTCAAACAACAGCTCCAGGCCTGCCCTGCCACGGCCACTGGTTCGTGTTTCCTAGCTCCTCTTAGAGTCTGCAAATAGCAGAATCTGAGGGAACTAGATCTGCAAGGAAACGCACACAGCAGAGGATTAGACAGGCTGAACCACAGGACACCCCTATATCGGGCTCTTTTCAACTAGAGAACCGGCTATTTCACTGGACTCTATTTTCCATCTGCAGTTTTTCTACCTCAAAAGCTAGTTTAGGAAAGACCAGCAGTCACGGGGTAAACGGCACAAAGGCTGCTAATATTCCTATCAATTTGGCGACTGACAGCTGAGTGTCAAGCGCGCACCACTTCCCGAGTCTTACTtagaggctcaagtggcagtgcaAGACCCCAGGCTTCGAGTCACCCAGATCCTCCAGCGCGGCTTCGCGCTTTACAATGGTCGCCAACCGGACGTTCCCAAGAGCACCCGCGGCCACGATGGCCCCGCCCACCAGGCCGGAATTCCGGAACCTTGCTTTTCCCGCCCAGGCCTAGGCCGGAGCTGCCCGAACCTAAGATGTTGGGGGACGGAGTAGGCAAGGCCGGCTCTGGGCGGGGCCTCGGTGACAAgaaggggcggggcggggccagaTGGGGCGGGGCCAACGCCCGCGGCCCCCGCCCCTCCCGACCAGCGCGGCCCCAGAGCCTGGGCTGTGGGCCCGAGCGCTCCTCCTTGCAGAGTCGCCAGCACCTCAGCTGTGGCAGGCATCATGAGGCCCACGGCTTGGGGTCCGGCTGTGAATGATGAGGACGAGAACACGGATAGCACCCCGCTCCTGCACGGCGCCCGCCAGGCCGAAGCCGGTGAGCGGCGGGACAATCGAGGGGCGGCGGGCCGGCGACACTCCCGGGACGGGCGGTGGTACCGGCGCAGGTGTGTCCCATCCAGGGTACCGACATCCTGGCGGGCCGGCAGGAGCTGTCAGGCGCAAGGGGACTCAGCGGAGGGGAAGCCCATTCAGGGACCAGCCCGACCGGCCTGTCCGGTGCAGGGACGCCCTCGGGCGGAACCCCGGCAGGTGCAGGTGCAGGTGCAGGTGCAGCCTCACGGGGCCCGCCCGCGGTAGTGCCCACCCAGGGAAGAACCACCTGGGAGGGACCTGCAAATCAATGAGCCGAGGCCAGACAGAGCCTCTGGCTCCCTTCCCTGCGACCGCCAGGTTTCCGCAGCTGCACATCAGCAAGCATGTGATCTGGTGGCTCCCGGGCGGGAGGCCAGATGAAAAAGCATAGGGTCAACATTTGTGGGTGTGCAGAGCAGTCATTGCATAACCCAGCGAACATCTGCCATTGTGCTGAAAGACACAAAAGATTGCACTTTTCAGGGTTCTTCCGTGTACGATTTCTATTAGGAAACAGTTCAGTtatcttcaagatagggtatctATGGAGCTCTATGGTAATTGGCCAAAGTTCTAACAAATCGAAAGGGAAGAACTTCAAAAAGTATCATCCCAGAATCTAGAGAAACTACAGGATTTGCTATTTGATACTTTTGTAATGTAGCttcttaaaaagtaatttaaaaaaaaccctaaagagcAAGTTTGATTGCATGCATTCCACAGTATCAAAGGCGTGCGTGACAAAGAGTTAAACTGGAAATAGGACTTCTGTTGACCAAGAACAAGTTTTCCGTGGTCCAccctttgtatttgtttttaacattacCAGACGGTGGCAGTAGAGGTGACAACATTGTTTTTCCACCTGGCCTGTGAGAGCTTATTTTAGTCAAGGCTGAAGAGAAATATGAGACCAAAGAGACATTTTATCCAGAAATCTTAGTTCCATAAGCTGATGTGGCTTATGCTGTTAAAATTAGGTGGCCCAGTGActgaagtgctagagtgcctgcctagcaagggtgagaccctgGTTTCAAAGCCTATTACCATGGGAGAGGGGAGGACGAGGGACAGACGGACACTGATATAATCTTACTTTGTAAAATAATCCAAATGCCTTAATAGAGACTACTGTACTCAGTTGCAATTGGAATACATATGTGATCAAAAGTTAGCTCAAATGTCAGAAAATGCATATTGAAACCACAGAGGGCCATTTATATACtcctagaatggctaaaataaatcAGTACTGACAAAGaggtgaaataacaactttgctagTAACTATGTAAAATaggacaaccactctggaaaactgtTGGGTAATCGTTTTCAAGGTAAACATACAATACCACGAACCACACAGTGTTTGTAGCAGTtttattcacaacagtcaaaaactggaaacaacttagttggtgaatggataaacaaattgtgtaTCCATAGAATGCAATACTACTCAGTAATAGAAAGGGACAAAATACTGATCCACATAACAACATGAATAAACCTCAGAAACATGCCGAGCAAAAGAAGTCACCATTTTAGTATGTGATCTCCTCGATTTGGAGTTTTAGGACAAGTAAAACTAATATGTAATAACATAGTGCAAATCAGTGATTGCCTGGAATCTGTGGGCAGGAGGGAATCTATGAAAAAGCACTGAGGTACTTTGGGGGATGATATGACAGTTTTACATATCGATCTTGATTGGATTAGACATTAATCACTTTCATTGTACTTTGATAAAGTTGAatgaaaagaagccaggcatgtaatcccagcatttatgAGGcttgagacaagaggatcatgagttccaagccagcctaggctgcatagtgagaccctgtctccaaaacaaacataTTTAGGGGGGGTGTGTGTTTCTGGAACATGCCAGTAGGAAATCAGCTGTACCTTATTTGTGCCTAagtatattgttttctttttccaaagagAAAGGCTGAGAAAATGTCCGAGCCATAAAATTTTACAGCTGTAAAAAGACCCAAGGTTCCCACTTAGCATAGTGTCATTTTTATGCAGCCATTGAGGGCCAAAGAGGCTTAGTCAGTTGCACAAGTTCACACACAGTGGTAGAGACTAGACTCCAAGGTCCCTTGGATTTTAGTCCTAACCTCCTTCCTGGACACATAGTGCTACATTTATATTACATTCAAGAAATTTCTGTTTGAGCTCCAGGTTCTGATGCACAGAAGACAGGCAGGAATTTCAGGATTCTTGgctccactctgagaatgaaagcagcaGAGGGTCggaaacattttatttgtagagaagagaaaggctgcatgggggcgTGTAGGGGGACTCGGAAACTGGTGATCCTGTGGGTCAGCTTGGGAATTGGGcttttatagccttttttattGCCTGAGGACAGAGATGTGTCTCAGGTGcaaacagaagtttcctgggaaggagaggtgtctccttggccaattaccacctttgggacctcctgcagtccgtcctttaATTCCCCCCTCTCAGTGATCACCCTAACTGCTCTTAGGGACAGAGAtaagtctattcagtaactgcttcctgctgatagGAGGTGATGAAGTGGcccgcagcatcagggctgaccatgagaagggttgtcaaggggaccgagatagtaggtcattttcatcttcatcaggagcatctgtagtttgatggattctaggcgagaggaaacaaacttgacaagtaagtttaaaatgcaaagtccaaacacaagcaagagaataatgcaGCTATAGGCCCCAGAACGTGTaagaaccaagtcctggaggggagccaggattgtATTTGGTTCCATACCTATGTAGAATCCTGAGTTTTGAGAGACTGTTcttggagccacttagcctgttggagaatgtagtctgcatgtTTCTCTAGGATGCCTGAAGTGTTCAtttatgtgcaacaggaagtattgatGATGGCACATTGGTCTTGCTTAGCCAAAACAAAATCTAGGACCAGGCAAGAGACAACAAAGATCTTCATATGTCTTTAATgtcaaggcctacctggtctgaggtgctctctactactttggttaggttttttacagttacatgattggcagcacctcatagctgattccagctacAGCTGCAATCTATGCtgaaaactattagagtaacttcccttttgagtttaaaattctcaCTAGGTCATGTGCAGTATAAAGTGGCAGGAGCCAGCATAGCACCAGTTTTTCATCTTTAGGCAGTAGAAGGCTATCTTAGCAACTGCTGGAAGACATACTGGCCATCCTTTGGGTATCAATCTAATTGTTTGCTTAAGTAGcccactggctggggagtgatgtcCCGGGGCTGAGTCACCAACCCTGGGCCAGtcttcccttttcatagacatataattgaaacttgtcctgaACCGGGCTGTCATAAAggccttttttaactggtggaatgtattttctgatttgtcatcccatttaataaagggctggggatccttTTGTGTTTCCTTAGGGATTTAATataaagacctaaatatgtaaccctacaCTAACataattgggctttttctttagagattatatatcctctatctgctaggaagtttagtaaggattcagtggctcgtAAAGTGACAGGCTCAGTCGGTTCACAGaggaggaggtcatctacatattgtagcttgtggatattgcctctctgccaagtcttgggttagagccaacccaaagaggtgggggctgtctctgaatctctagggggaggacagtccaggtgacctgtccagactttcctgtggggtcctcaaaggcaaagataggttgacttttaggatgtaagggaatgctaaagaaggtgtcctataagtccaggacagagtattaagcagtacctggaggtatttgggctaaagcATATAGGAATTttgaactacagggtggagaggcactactgcttcagtgatcaggcagagatcttggactagcctccatttgttaggtcccttcctgacaccaagaataggagtattatgtGGGCTGGAACATTCTAATAGCAGCCCCTGTCTTTTTAAGCccttgattatgggaattagtccCTCTCCTTAACTTCTGGTCTTAAAGGATACTGTTTTTaatggggaaaccaagaggggtccttgagatgaattagcaCTGGGACCACTGTTTGTGCCCATCCCATGGTATGTCTATCTGTCCATACTGTGGGGGGGTCTCCTGTTCCTCTATCAGGGGCAAGCATAAGTACTCTCCTGGGGATAAAAGGAGCTATACTTCCAACTTAGAAGGTCTTGCCCTGGCAGAGGAGTAGGGCTTTCTGAGAAGATTAAAAAGGaatgacagaagtggaaatctccccatgagcaggctagaggctgagtgaaataatgctctaggaGCTGGCTTGatatgcctcaaacagtaatttttttggaggacctgggtcaggagagaaaggaatagctgaaatgctggctcCAGTTGAAGCTTTCTATGGCTATCTGgagctgactgtgttagaaatttatcttttaggacaatttcatcttcctgtgactctggtacaatgttggtatgttcttataaagcatccttaagtctctgtaggaatgCTGCGGGGTTTCTACAGGTCCTTGCTGCACAGCTGttacttgggagtaattaaggggttttacTTTGGCTCTCCTTAAatcctcaagaatgcagtggatgaaatagTTACGGCTCCATTcattcttatcattttcagggtcccacttaagatcatacctaggcactgcctgatctcctgtagAATTGGGAACcgggttcccttttaggtatctttgtctttcttctccctcccctcctcctcctgttagggcccagtctgagataggGCTATAGGGctacatttatctaagtgataatcatccccagctgtagctgcctgatctagtactggctgtttctccagagaagaatGTCAAAGACATCACTGGGGACCCTTGGGCattagatggtttttttttttttttggttctggttcCCCAAGAGattttgggggctttttgtaaagggtcaccatggtctgaGTGTCcagcctgcatttgctcagccattttgggtggtctctcaggtaaaagaaaagttgaatatatgggacttcagtccactttccctcttttttacagaacatatctaattgaagaatggtattataattaatgcttccTTCTTCTGGCCATTTTTCCCCATCTCCCAGAGAATATTGTGGCAAGGCCTGGGTGCAGAAAAACGTGAGTTGCTTTagttgaagactttctggatcaaggtgTTTCCAGTGTTTTAGTATGCAGGCAAGTGGAGATCCTTCCAGGAACTTTgaagcttgattccccatctaaaaagggaagtaagggaaaattgatcacattaacagaggttttctccttttacctagctGTTCCCAGGTGAAGAGATACTCTATGTAGGAGAGGGCATCCTTCTCTCCCATGCTCTCCCACccctgccacctgtggctaaggtctTGGGGAAGATATTTAGGTATGTCCAGctgcagccactccaccagagtGCCCCCTGATCAATTTTTTATCTACtcattttgacttgcctgtttgccttgtGACCCAGGTACATGGTTCTCTTCTActagctgaaggcttgtaatttaaaaacaactctataaaagtaaccaagagggcttacatggccagagggaggacccctgcagAGGCATGGTCTGGGACTTCTGAAGAGGTAGactttgtccccctatatatcctatgagacatatgtattttttatgaaaagagagggaaCATCTGaagtcattgttttgttttgttttttgctgcagTAAGGGACAAATATGGAGACAACCTTTGAGGTCTCTAtcctttaactgttttttttttccccctgagggCAGAGTATGGAACCTGCTTAGCCAGATAAGCCCAAGTTAGAGAGtagcactttcttttttattttattttatttattattattatttttattttattcatatgtgcatacaatgtttgggttatttctccccccttcctccacccctcccttaacccccccactccctccctttccctccctaccccctagctacctggcagaaactattttgcccttatctctaattttgttgaagagagagtataagcaataataggaaagaacaaagggttttgctagttgagatacggatagctatacagggagttgacttgcattgatttcctgtgcatgtgtgttaccttctaagttaattcttcttgaactaaccttttctctagttcctggtccccctcttctattgacctctgttgcccCAAAGtacctgctttaatttctctgtgttgagggctaCAAATGCCATCATTCTGGTGTCTAGGACAAAGCAGGGAGGCCACTCATCCTGAtctaaaaggaaagaaggagaagaagctgAGGATTGGGTGAaggagagtttccaggctcaaccaTCAGGTattattggtcatcactgctATCTAGGTCAATCCTGgcagaggcagtactggagcactggaagcgagGGGTGACCTGCTCTCTCTGGCATGGGAACTGTAaagaaagtgtagagatctgattgtctgtttgccacagacatggctggaggggttgcgatacttagccacctttggagcctctgggtgggtcaggaagttgtaTCTTCAGCTTTCAAGTGTCACCGGGGAGTTGCCCGGGTCAGAGCATCCTTATAGCTTGAAGAAAaaatttcctttccactggctgttttcagaCATTTTCCTAagcaggtcagatcttgaaagggagagagtttaaggagggagggaactgagagttgagaggaaaaaagccTCCTCCATGCACTGAGGTTTTAACTCTGCCCCTGTAGCATTGTCAGTCTGGTATAAGCCCCCAGCCAGCCCCCGATTTCTCGGTTTGCCTACCTTACAGCTGTAGAAGtttcagagcttttcctcaggttcctgaggga is a window encoding:
- the LOC109686440 gene encoding nuclear transcription factor Y subunit beta — encoded protein: MTMDGDSSTTDASQLGISADYIGGSHYVIQPHDDTEDSMNDHEDTNGSKESFREQDIYLPIANVARIMKNAIPQTGKIAKDAKECVQECVSEFISFITSEASERCHQEKRKTINGEDILFAMSTLGFDSYVEPLKLYLQKFREAMKGEKGIGGAVTATDGLSEELTEEAFTNQLPAGLITADGQQQNVMVYTTSYQQISGVQQIQFS